A single window of Larimichthys crocea isolate SSNF chromosome XII, L_crocea_2.0, whole genome shotgun sequence DNA harbors:
- the galr2b gene encoding galanin receptor 2b: MSDFEDFSKLGGQANVSESYQLNPTSVIVSVVFSLIFLLGTIGNSLVLAVLLRSGQVGYNTTNLFILNLSVADFFFIIFCVPFQATIYSLEGWVFGSFMCKVVHFFINLTMYASSFTLAAVSVDRYLAIRYPLRSRELRTPCNAVVAMVIIWGLSLVFAGPYLSYYDLIDYANSTVCIPGWEEQNRKVLDTCTFMFGYVIPVLIVSLSYTRTIKYLWTAVDPLDGMSESKRAKRKVTKMIIIVTVLFCICWLPYHVVILCYLYGDFPFNQTTYAFRLLSHCMAYANSCVNPIVYALVSKHFRKGFKKVFSCILSKNGRNKVHVVHVANTVPGFEAGSTEVSHMHEENIRQNECEMINRPIAEPREATVTLNLPFQRQT; this comes from the exons ATGTCTGACTTTGAAGATTTCAGCAAACTAGGCGGGCAGGCAAATGTGTCTGAAAGCTACCAGCTTAACCCCACCAGCGTGATTGTGTCAGTGGTCTTCTCCCTTATTTTCCTGCTGGGCACCATTGGCAACAGCCTAGTGCTCGCCGTGCTTCTGCGGAGCGGCCAGGTGGGATACAACACCACCAATCTCTTCATACTCAACCTGAGTGTGGctgacttcttcttcatcatcttctgcGTCCCTTTTCAAGCCACCATCTACTCTCTGGAGGGGTGGGTGTTTGGCTCCTTCATGTGCAAAGTGGTCCACTTCTTCATCAACCTAACAATGTACGCCAGCAGCTTCACTCTTGCTGCCGTCTCTGTTGACAG gTATCTGGCCATTCGTTACCCACTGCGCTCCAGAGAGCTACGGACCCCATGTAACGCAGTAGTTGCCATGGTGATCATCTGGGGTCTTTCTCTGGTCTTTGCGGGCCCTTATCTCAGCTACTATGACCTGATCGATTACGCCAACAGTACTGTGTGCATCCCTGGCTGGGAAGAGCAGAACCGGAAGGTGCTGGACACATGCACCTTCATGTTTGGCTACGTCATCCCTGTCCTGATTGTGAGTCTCTCATACACTCGAACCATCAAGTACCTGTGGACAGCCGTCGACCCTTTGGACGGCATGTCAGAATCCAAGAGGGCGAAACGTAAAGTCACCAAAATGATCATTATTGTCACCGTGCTTTTCTGCATATGCTGGCTGCCGTACCATGTGGTGATCCTCTGCTACCTGTATGGAGACTTCCCCTTCAATCAGACCACGTATGCCTTCAGGCTTCTCTCTCACTGCATGGCTTACGCCAACTCTTGCGTCAATCCCATCGTGTACGCTCTCGTGTCCAAGCACTTTCGCAAAGGCTTCAAGAAAGTGTTCAGCTGCATCCTCAGTAAAAATGGGAGAAATAAAGTTCATGTGGTTCATGTAGCAAACACCGTGCCTGGGTTCGAAGCAGGCTCTACAGAGGTGTCACATATGCACGAGGAGAACATAAGACAGAATGAATGTGAAATGATTAACAGGCCGATCGCGGAGCCAAGAGAAGCCACGGTGACACTGAATTTGCCCTTTCAGCGACAGACTTGA